Within Saccharomonospora cyanea NA-134, the genomic segment TCAGCGTCTACCTGACCCACCAGCCGCGTCCAGGCCGTACCGACGCCGAACGCAACTGCGTGTCGAACATTCATCCACCGGACGGTCTCGCCTACGCACAAGCCGCCGCCATCGTCCTCCGGCTGGTCACCGGGGCCAGGAAACTCGGCCGGTCGGGGGTGACGCTGAAGGACGACGGCAACGCGGACGCGCTGCTCGAAGACACTACGAGCTCCAGTGGGAGTCTGGAGTCGTCCTCGAGCGGCGACGACGCATAGGCGCGGCCCGGACGCGTGCCTGCGGCCGTGACGAGGCCGGGCCCTGGCAGGGGTGAGCACGCCAGGGTGCACGATCACTTCTCGACCGTTTCGTCCTCCCTTCGGCGCCGGGCGTAGATGCTGGTGAGCGTGACGGTCGCCAGGATGGCCACGATGGCGAGCAGGGACACGAGGGTGGGGATCTCCGGCACGCTGGGCCAGATGCCGTGAGCCCAGTGCAGCACCAGTTTGACGCCGATCAGTGCCAGGATGATGGCGAGACCGTAGTTGAGGTGCGCCAGCTTGCGCAGCGTCGAGCGCAGCACGAAGTACAGCGCGCGCAGTCCCAGAAGCGCGAAGGCGTTGGTGGTGAAGACCAGGTACGGATCCTCGGTGATGCCGTAGACGGCGGGAACCGAGTCAACCGCGAACACCACGTCGGTGGCGAAGATCGCCACCACGACCACGGCGAACGGCGTGAGCATGCGCCGTCCACCCTCCTGCACCGTCAGCCTGCTGCCCCGGTAGTCGTCGGTGACCGGCATCAGCCTGCGCAACAGCCGCACCGAGCGCATCTCCGAGATGTCGGGGCCCTCGTGCCCCCTCCCGCGCACCTCGTCCTTGAGGATCTTCACCGCGGTGACGACCAGGATCGCGCCGAACAGCAGGAACGCCCAGGTGCCTGCCTGCAGGATCGCCGCCCCCAGCGCGATGAACACTCCGCGCAGCACCAGCGCGCCGACGATGCCGTAGAGCAGCGCCCGCTGTTGCAGCGCCTCCGGCACCGCGAACGCGGTCAGCAGGAGCATGAACACGAACAGGTTGTCCACCGACAGCGACTTCTCCACCAGGTATCCGGTGAAGAACTCCAGTGACTGCGTGCCGCCGTAGTCGACCCACAACCACAGTCCGAACAGCACCGGCAGGACGACGTAGAACACCGACCAGCCGACCGCTTCCCCGAGTTTCACCTCGTGCGGACGGCGAGTGACGGCGAAATCCATGACCAGCAGCCCCAGCAGAACGGCAATGCTGATCGCCCACAACAGCGGGGACCCGACCGACTCCGGCGCACCGGGGGGCGCAGCAGCGCTGAGCACACGAACCTCCTCGAACACGTTTTCGTTTGAGGTCTCCTTCGCCGCCACGGGCAGCCGCCCGGGGGCACCAGTGGATGCCCGTACTGACCAGGTCGACTCGAGGAAGTACTCCCCTCGCCCGACAGTATGAGGCAAACCGGACACCGCGGCCAGTCCTCACCGACGGGAGTTACCCGGCCAACTCCGGGTCGTCGTAACGCAGGCGACCGGTCCGTACCGACACTCGTGCGAGGTCCTCCGGGTGCGGCCCGGGGCCGTTCGATGTCGAGTCCGTGGTGGTACGGACACGAGGAGCCTCGGGTTCATGGCTGCCGGGTCACCGCGCAGCCGAACGGCCAGAGCCGGTTTAGGCACCACCTCAGAGGGAATGACCTCAACTGCCTCACCGGGGAAACGGTGCCCAGCGAAGACGAGGAGAGGATCCCCCCGATGTTCTTTCACCGGCAGGAGTTGCAGTACAAGGCGACCCCGGACCAGCCTGACGCCGTCTACGCACGGAAGCTGCAGGAGGTTCTGGGCGGCCAGTACGGGGAGATCACGGTAGCGATGCAGTACATGTTCCAGGGCTGGAACATGCACATCCCGGGCAAGTACCGGGACCTGGTGTTCGGCATCGGCGCCGAGGAGTTCGGACATGTGGAGATGCTCGCCACCATGATCGCTCAGCTGCTGGAGAAGTCACCGCTGGGCATCACCGAAGAGGCCGTCCAGGCCGACCCGGCCGTGGCGGCGGTCATCGGTGGCACGGACCTGCAGCACGCGATCGTGGCGGGTGCCGGTGCCCGCCCTGTCGACAGCATGGGCAATCCGTGGCAGGGCACCTACATCACGGCGAGCGGCAACCTGCTGGCGGACTTCACGTCGAACGCCAACGCCGAGATGCAGGGACGACTTCAGGTCGCCCGCCTGTACCACATGACGGACGACCACGGTGTGCGGGACATGCTGGCCTTCCTGCTGGCGCGCGACACCATGCACCAGAACCAGTGGATAGCCGCGGCGGCCGAACTGCGGGAGGAAGGCGCCGAGAACCTGCCGGTGCCCAGCAACTTCCCGCAGAACAAGGAACACCGGGAGGTCTCGTACCAGTACCTGAACTTCAGCGACGGGCAGCGGGCATCCGAAGGGCCGTGGGCGTCGGGGCCGACTCCGGACGGTAACGGCGAGTTCAGCTACCACGAGGGTCCCACGACCAGCGCCCCCATGCCGCCCCCCACCCATCCGGACTCGCGGTTCTACGGCACCACGGAGTTGCCCAACACCATGGAGAAGATGGCCGGGGCGACCCAGGACAAGCTCAAAAAGGAATGACGAACGGACCCTCGGGGCCGCCGACATCGCTCCATCGAGGCCGCGCCGACACACTCGGCGCGGCCTCCCGGTGTCCAGGGGGCAACCGCTGCGACGGACCGGAGGCGGCAGACGCGAACGGGAGGGACTTCGTCGGTCGCCTTGGCACGCATCGGCACAGAAAGCAGGATTCCTGTCACCAAGTGCTGTGACGGTGTGGGCCCCCTGGGTGGGTGGGTTCTTCGGCCCGCTCCGCCGTTCGAGTCTCACCGATCGATCTTCTGAATCATACGGATCACCGCGCGTTCCAAGCGGGCACGGTTCGCCTCGTCGAGGCATCCGGCGCTGCCCACCGAGCGTATGCTGCGGGCGATGGTCGTGCCCTCGCCGAAAGCCCTGATCACGCGAGGATCCACGTACGATCGCCGGGCGACGGCGGGCGTGTTGCCGAGTTCCTCGGCGACTTCCCTCATCACCGACGCCACGGCCCGCTTGTGCGCGCGTTGGGAGCGCGGCACGTCCATGGTGCCGAACGCGACCGCGGCCAGCACGGTGGCGTTCCACGTGCGCAGGTCCTTGACGGTGAACTCCTCCCCGGCGAGTTCCTTGAAGCGCTCGTTGATCTCGTCCGCGCGCACTTCGTGCCAACCGTCCGCGGACCGGTGGACCAGCAGTCGGTCGCTCCCGGAACGGCACCGCCGCAGCGACGCGAGCACCCGGCGTAGGGCCGGGTCGTGCAGTGACACGGTGGCGTCGACACCGCCCTTGGCGGGGAACCGGAACAGCAACTCGTCCCCGTGGATTCGCACGTGCTCACGCAACAACGTCGCGGCGCCTCGCGAGCCGTTCCTCTCCGCGTACTCCTCGCTGCCCACCCGGAACACGCCCACATCGATCATCCGCAGTGCCGTCGCGAGGATCCGCCGCCGCTCGAACCCACGACCGGCGAGATCGGCCTCGATACGTGCACGGACCTCGGGCAGGTGTTTCCCCAGGGCCAGGGCACGGTCGTGTTTCTCCTCGTCGCGGGCGCGGCGCCACTCGGAGTGGTAGAGGTACTGGCGCCGACCCGCGTCGTCGTAGCCGACGGCCTGGATGTGCCCGTCCGGGCTGGGGCAGATCCACACCTTCCGCCACGCGGGCGGCACCGCGAGGCTCCGGATGCGCGCGAGTGCCTCCGGGTCACGGAGCGGCTGCCCGTCCGGGGCTCGGTACTCGAATCCACGGCCTCGCCTGCGCCTGCGCACCCCCGGAGACGACAGATCACTACGGGTGAGTCGCACCATCACACGCCCCGTCTCCGCGTGACCGGCACCTGACGCGGGGTGGAAACCGGTCCCGACTGCTCATACCTCACCCTCTGTGTCCATCGTGTTCGCATGACCGCCCCTGCGGTCACCCCGTCGGATTACCAGTGAGGGTCGACGGTAATCGTGAACGCGCCGGGGAAACGCCCCGCGGCGGCGGACCGCTCTCTGGGCGGGAACCCGCCTGCTCCCACGCTCGGTTCCGGACCGGACGAAACAGTCATTCTGCGGCAGACGTGAAATTCGCGTTTCGACAGCTACGTCAATCACGGCGATTTTCGATTCTTCTATTTCGCCGTACCACTCCGGCTTCCTTGTCGTTGTATGGACACCCCGCACCAGATTGGAGTCGGAATGGCCAGACTGACGAACTGGAAGAAAACCGCAGTCGGGGTCGCCGCGGCGGCTCTCACCGCTGCGGGACTCACGATGGTGTCCACCGCACCGGCCAGCGCCGCGGCACGTGACGGTGTCTGCAACAGCGGCGAGTTCTGTTACTACTACAACAGCAACAACGAAGGCTCGGTCTCGGACTTCACGGGCTCACTGGCCAATTACGGGAGCACCCAACCCACCTGCTACGAGTTCAAGGGCGCAGGCAACGGCCAGGGGCTGTGCGTCAAGAACAACGCCGCGTCGGTGTGGAACCGCAGCGGCGTCAAGGTCCGGGTGTACTACAACTCCTACTACGGCGGCGCGTACCAGGACTTCGCCCCCGGCGCGAAGGGCAACCTCAACGCGACGTTGAAGAACAACAACGCCTCGCACCAGTTCAACCCCGGCACGACGGGTCAGTTCTGGTTGCCGTTCCCCTGTGGCGAGACGTGGGAGGCCGGCACCCGCACCAACCACAACCCACAAAACTCCGTGGACTTCAACCACTACCCGGAGGACAACGGCTGGAAGGTCTACGCCTCCGCCCCCGGCACCGTGTCCAGGGTCGCCAACACGGGCAGCACCTCCTACGGGCGCTACATCGTGATCGACCACGGCAGCGGCTGGCAGACGCTCTACGCGCACCTGAGCTCGCAGGACGTCTCCGTCGGTCAGCGCGTCACCGAGAAGACGATGATCGGCCGGGTCGGCAGCACCGGTGGCTCCACCGGACCGCACCTGCACTACGAGCAGAAGCTCAACGGCGCGGCGCAGAAGGTGAAGTTCCGTGACGGCAGCCCCATCTACTGGGGTAAGACCAACCTGCGGCGCACGACCAACTGTCCCTGAGCACACCGCCGCGGCGGGGTGTCGCCACACCCGACCACACGTGGCGACACCCCGTGCGGTCGTGAACCACCGCGATCTCCCACGTAGCCGCGTGTTTCCAGTGAACACGACCACGACCGGAATCGACACCGGTGGACACCCGAACCATGGCCGCATGCGGAGTCCGCGGCGACCCACGTCCCGCCGCCGGTCCCGCGACCGGATCACCGGCCAGGGTGATTGAACAGGACCCGACCGGGTAGCCGTCTCCTCGGCAGCTCTTCCCAACCGGAAGCGCGGTACACGGTGAGGAGGCACATCGATGACCGACACGGTCGGCGACTACCTGCTGCGACGGCTGCGGGAATGGGGCGTGGCCCAGGTCTTCGGCTATCCCGGCGACGGCATCAACGGCATCGTCGCCGCGTTCGGGAAAGCGGACAACCAACCGCGGTTCGTGCAGTCGCGACACGAGGAGATGTCCGCCTTCCAGGCCGTCGGCTACGCGAAGTTCAGCGGCAACGTGGGTGTGTGCATGGCGACGTCCGGCCCGGGTGCCATCCACCTCCTCAACGGCCTGTACGACGCGAAGCTCGACCACGTGCCCGTCGTCGCCGTCGTCGGTCAGACCGCGCGCAGCGCGATGGGCGGCAGCTACCAGCAGGAGGTCGACCTCCAGTCGCTGATGAAGGACGTCGCGTCGGAATACCTGGTGGAGGTCAACGTCGCCGAGCAGTTGCCCAACGCCCTCGACCGGGCGTTCCGCACCGCGCTGTCGCGCAGGGCACCCACCGCGCTGATCATCCCGGCGGACCTGCAGGAGCAGGAGTACACACCGCCTCAGCACGTGTTCAAGCAGGTGCCGTCGAGCCCGCCGAGCACACCGAAGGCGGTGCTGGTTCCCCACGAGGACGAACTCGCGCACGCCGCGGAGGTGCTGAACGCGGGCAGCCGGGTGGCGATTCTCGCCGGGCAGGGCGCACGTGACGCCACCGACGAGCTGAAGCAGGTCGCCGACCTCACCGGTGCGGGTATCGCGAAAGCGTTGCTGGGCAAGGACGTACTCTCGGACGAGCTGCCGTACGTGACCGGCTCGATCGGTTTGCTCGGCACCCGGCCGAGCTACGAGCTGATGCGCGACTGCGACACGTTGCTGATCGTCGGGTCCAACCTGCCCTACTCGCAGTTCCTGCCCGAGTTCGGTCAGGCGCGGGCCGTGCAGATCGACATCGACGGCGGCATGATCGGCATGCGGTATCCGACCGAGGTCAACCTCCTCGGCGACGCCAAGGCGACGTTGCGTGCGCTGCTGCCGCTGTTGCGGCGCAAGACCGACCGGTCGTGGCGGGACACCGTCGAGCGCAACGTCGCCGACTGGTGGACCACTCTTCGAGACCAGGCGATGCTCGACGCCGACCCGGTCAATCCGATGCGCGTGGTGCACGAGTTGTCGGAGCGGATTCCGCAGAACACGCTGGTCACGGCGGACTCCGGGTCGTCGACGAACTGGTTCGCCCGCAACCTGAAGCTGCGTGACGGCATGCGGGCCTCACTGTCGGGCACCCTCGCCACGATGGGCCCGGGCGTGCCCTATGCGATCGGCGCGAAGTTCGCCCACCCCGACCGGCCCGTCGTGGCACTCGTCGGTGACGGCGCGATGCAGATGAACGGCATGGCGGAACTGATCACGATGTCCCGCTACCGGCACCTGTGGCAGGACCCACGGCTGGTGGTGTGCGTGTTCAACAACCGGGACCTCAACCAGGTCACGTGGGAGCTGCGGGCGATGGGCGGCGCACCGAAGTTCGAGGAGTCGCAGAACCTGCCCGACGTCTCCTACGCCGAGTTCGCCAGACTCGTGGGTCTTCAGGGCATCACCGTGGACGACCCGGCCGAGCTGGGCCCCGCCTGGGACACGGTGCTCGCCGCCGACCGTCCCGCCGTGCTGGACGTGCACTGCGACCCGGAACTGCCGCCCATTCCCCCGCACGCGACGTTCGACCAGATCAAGTCGATGACGGAAGCTCTGCTGAAGGGCGACCCGAACGCCTGGCACGTCCTCGTGCAGGGGGCCAAGACGAAGGCACAGGAGGTACTTCCGGGAACGCGGTGACGAACACCGTCGTGCGGACCCGGTGACGCGGAGGACGGCCACGGCTTCCCACGGGCGGAGTTGACCGATCCCTCCCCCCGGGGGGTCGGCACCGCCCGTGGCCGTTCTCGCGTTCACTGTGGCGTTTCTTCCACGGCTACCGACAACCACGCCGGAACGTGGTACCAAATCGGCTTGAACACTTTCGGGTCCGATCGGCAACGAGCTGGCGGGGGCGTCGTGGGACAAGAGGGAATCGCCGGAAAGATCGCGTTCGTCACCGGTGCGGGACAGGGAATCGGCGCGGCCGTGGCGCGAGCGCTGCGTGACAACGGGGCCGTCGTGGCCGCAGCGGACCGATCCGCCGACGTGCGTTCGGCCTACGAGAACGAAGCCGGAATCACCGGATTCACAGCCGACGTCACCGACTCGTCGGCCGTCGCGGACGTCGTCGCCGACGTGGAACGCACGCTGGGCCCCATCGACGTTCTCGTGAACGTGGCGGGAGTGCTGCGCACCGGGCCGGTTGCGGAATGTTCCGACGAGGACTGGGCACACACGTTCGGCGTCAACGCCACGGGGGTGTTCACCGTGTCCCGCGAGGTCACCCGGCGGATGGTTCCCCGGCGGCGCGGCTGTGTGGTCACCGTGTCCTCCAACGCCGCCGGAGTACCGCGTCACGGCATGGCCGCCTACGCCGCCTCCAAGGCGGCCGCCACCATGTTCACCAAGTGCCTCGGTCTCGAACTCGCCGAGTACGGCATCCGCTGCAACATCGTGGCTCCGGGCTCCACCGACACGCCGATGCAGCGTTCGATGTGGACGGACAAGGGCGCCGATCCGGTCATCCGGGGGGACCTGGACAGCTACCGCGTGGGTATCCCGCTCGGCCGGATCGCCGAGCCGGACGACATCGCCGCAGCGGTCGTGTTCCTGGCCTCCGACCAGGCCCGGCACATCACGATGCACGACCTCTACGTGGACGGTGGGGCGACCCTGCGGGCATGAGCCGGGAGCCCCGCCCGCCGGGTCCGTTCCCGGGCAGGCGCAGCGCCCCGAGCAGGGCCAGCACACACAGACCGAGCACACACCAGAAGGTGGTGCCGAACGCGTTCGCCACGTCCGGCGCCTCGGCCGTGACGCGGAGTTCGAGCAGGACCGCCACCACCGCGGTGCCCAGCGCTCCACCGACGTAGTTCAGCAGGTTCAACGCGCTCGCCGCCCTCGGCAGGAGCTCGCGGTCGACGCTGCCGTAGACCACGGTCATCACCGGTGACGCGATCATCGCCGTGCCGAAACCGCGTACCAACAGGGCGGACACGAGCAACGCGTCCGGCAGGCCGTCGAGCCGGGTGAACGGCACCGTGGCGACAACGACGATCGCGAAACCCGTGACCACGATCGTGCGCGGCGCGAGCCGGTCGATCGTGCGGTTGACGACGACCGAGCCGAGTGCCGCGCCCACACCCTGAGGGGCCAGCAGCAGCCCCGTGTCCCACGCCGTCAGACCGCGGCCCGCCTGAAGGTACATGGGCAGCAGGAACATCGTGCCGAACACCGACGCCGCCGCCACGAACAGGGCCAGCGCGGCCGAGCTGAACGGCGGAGTGGTGAACAGGCGCAGCTCGAGCAGCGGGGTGCGCGTGCGCAGCGCGTGCCGGGCGAACACGACGAGCATGGCCGCACCGACCGCGATCGCCACGGGGGCCACGCCTATGCCAGACCGGTTCGACGCCAGCTCGGTGAGGCCGAAGACGAGGAGAGCGAGTCCCGGGGAGAGCACAAGCGCTCCCCGGACGTCGAAGCGGTGCCCGGTGCCGGACGGCGGCACCCGTGGGACGAGCCTGCGCGCGAGCACCAGCGCGACCAGTCCTGTCGGGAGGTTGACGTAGAACAACCAGGACCAGTCGGCGACCCGCAGGACGACACCGCCGAGAAGCGGTCCCAGCACAGGCGCGAGCATCGGGACGATTCCGGCGATGCTCATGATCCGCCCCGTGCGCCCTGGACCGGCTACGGCCGCGAGCAGTGCCTGCCCGGTGGGCAGCAGCAGTCCCCCACCGACTCCCTGCAGCACCCGGAACGCCACGAGGGAGGTGATCGACCAGGCGAACGCGCAGGCCGCAGACCCGGCCAGGAACACCAGCAACGCGCCCAGCCACGTCCGCCGAGCCCCGAACCGCTCCGCCAGCCAGCCCGACGTCGGTGCCGCCGCCACGACGGCGAGCAGGTACGCCGTGCCCGCCCACTGGACCTCGGTGAGCGAGGCTCCGAACTCGACTCGCAGTGTCCTCATCCCGATGTTGACGATGGTCGAGTCCAGCGACGCCATGAACGTGCCGAGCACGAGCACGAACGCCATGCCGAGCAGCCGGCCGTCGACGCGGTCGGCCCCGCCGCTCACAGCTGCCCCGCAGGGTCCGCGCAGACGTCGAGCAGGCGGGTCACGTCGGCGTCGAGGACGCCGGGGCGGCTCAGCTCGCACAACGCCCGTCGCAGCGACGCGGCCAGCGTCTCGGCGTCCGCCCGGGTCACCGTGCCGGGGCGGTGACCGACGATCCCGCGCCACCCGGCGCCCTCGGGCATGACGGTGACCGTCACCGGATGGTGCGTGAACTCGCGGAACCGGGCTCCCACGAGCCGCAGGCCCGGTGCGGGTTCGGCCAGTCCGGCCGGATCCATCGGATAGTTCTCGAACACCAGGAGACTGTCGAACAGACGGCGCACACCGACCGCCCGTTCGAGTTCGGTGAGCGGGACGGCGGGATGCTCGGCGAGAACCTGCTGCCGCGCCTGCAGGTCGGTGAGGGTCTCCGCGACCGACCCGGAGAGCCGGGCCCGGACGGCGACGGTGTTGGCGAGCAGCCCCAGAACCTCCTCCACTCCGTCCACTTCGGGTGGTCGTCCGGACACCATCGTCCCGAAGCACACCTCCCGGCGCCCGGACCGGGCCGCCAGCACGGCCGACCACGCGCCCTGCACGAGCGTGTTCGCGGTGAGGCCGTGGGCAGCCGCGGCGACGGTCAGTGCGCGCACCAGGCCGGGCTCGACGTCGAACACGACCGGCGCGGGGAACTCGGTCACGGCCTCGGCAGGCAGGCGGTCGCCGACGAGATGGTTCCCCTCGCCCAGTCCGCGGACCTCCTCCCGCCAGACGGCGAGCTCGGCCTCGCGGTCGCGATCGGCCAGCCACCGCAGGTACCGGGTGAACGGGACGGGAGCGGGCAGGACCCGCGCCGGGTCCTCGCCCCGGACCCGCGCGGCGTAGGCGGCGAAGACCTCCCCGAGCATCCGCGGCGCCGACCAGCCGTCGGAGAGCACGTGGTGACTGGTGAGCACGATTTCGAAGCGCTCGGCCCCACGCTGGACGACGGTGAACCGCACCGCTGAGCCGCAGGTGAGGTCGAACCGCTCCGCGAGGTCGTCCTCCAGCACCCGCTCGACGGCCCGCTGCTGCTCCGCCGCGTCGGTCACCCCGGACAGGTCGACGTGGCGGCAGTCCGGCTCGGCGTCGGTGAGCAGCACCTGCACCGCCTCCAGGCCAGGCTCGTCCGGGAACGCCGCGCCCAGGTTCGGGTGCCGGGCCAGCAGGTCGCCCACGGCGGCGTGCAGGCTCTTCACCTCCACCTCACCGACCAGCGAGAACGCGGCCTGCACGATGTACGGGTCGGCTCCGCCCGCCGATGCGCGGGAGTACCGCAACATGAGTTCCTGCAACGGAGCCAGCGGCAGCACGTCGGCCACGCGATAGCGCCGTTCCAGTTCGTCCACAGCGGACTGGTCGAGGTCTGCCAGCGGGAAGTCCGACGGGGTGCGTCCGGCTCCGGCGAGGACGTCCGGATCGGAGGCGAGCGCGGTGAGGTGGTCGCGGAGGATCCCGGCGAGTGCGGCGATCTCGGTGTCGGCGAACAACGCGCGCGGCCACGTGAAACGGATCCGCAGCGCGGTGCCGTCACCGTCGTCCCACGTCATCGCGTCGACCATGAGGCTGTACGGCAGCGGAAGGGCGTCGCCCCCGGACCCGAAAGGTGTCGTTCCCGGCGGTGCCTGCCACGGCCGTTCCTCCGCCGGTGAGGGGGCGAACTGGCCCAGGTAGTTCCAGCTGACCTCGGGCCGGGGTGCCGCGCGCAACTCCGGCTCCCCCGCCGCGGACAGGATGCCGTGGCCGAGACCGTCGCCCTGGGCGCGCAGTTGTTCCTTGACCGCCTTCAGCGCCCGCGCCGGCGAGCCCTCGGGCACGGCGATCCAGGCGGGATGCACGGCCGTGAACCAGCCCACCGTCTGCGACAGGTCCACCTCACGGGTCTCGTCGGGGCTGTGTGCGGGCCTTCCGTGGCTCTCCAGCGCCACGTACAGCTCGGGCGCCCGGCCGCGCCACTGCCCGACCGCCCGGGCCAGCGCGGTGAGCAACACGGCGTCCGGTGTGCTGTGGTAGGCCGAGGGCACCGCCGCTAGCAGGGCGCGCGTGAGTTCGGGGTCGAGCCGGAGCTCGTGGTGTACCGCGGTGGCGCCGGTGTCCCGGGCCGCGTCGTACTCGACTCGGGACACCGCCGACAACGGTTCGGAGGTTCCGGCGTGGTCCGCGATCCGCCGCCAGTGCGGCAGCTCCGACCGCCGGCTCTCCGCCGCCGCGCGCAGGGCACGGGCCCACCCGAGAAACGGCTCCCCACGCCGGGGCCTGGCCAGGCCGCCCGCACCGGAGGTCACGGCGGCGTACCCGGCCGACAGGTCGTCGAGCAGGATGCGCCAGGACACCCCGTCGACCAGAAGGTGATGGGCGACCAGCACGAGCCTGCCGAGCGCGTCCGGTCCGCGATCCACCCACACGGCGCGCAACAGCGGCCCGCTCCACGGATACAGTTCAGCGCGAGCGGCGGCGATCTCGGCGTCGACGAGGGCACGCACGTCCTCGCCGGGTCGCGCGGTCACGCGGGTGAGCACGTCGGCCGCGGTGACCGCGCCCGGTCCGGGTATCCGCAGCACCGGGTCGGGCTCGCCCGGGGCCAGGTGAGCCCGCAGCACGTCGTGCCGTTCGAGCAGGCCGTCCAGCACCGCCCGCCACACTTCGAGGGATCCGTCCGCCGGAACGCAGATCTCCGTCCACTGGCAGAAGTCCCGGACCGCCTCCACACCGCCGGGCGCTTCCGCGCAGCGGCGGAGCAGATCGAGCATCACCGGGGTCAGCGGCGCGTCGCCGGTGGCCGGTCCGACGACGGTGCCACAGGCGTCGCCCGGGTCGCTTTCGGCGCAGCGGGCGGCGATCCCGGCGATCGTGGCGCCGTCGAGGACGTCCCGGGGCCCCAGCCGCAATCCCTGCCGGCGGGCACGCGAGGTCACCTGCAACGACACGATGCTGTCGCCGCCGATCTCCAGGAAGCGGTCGTCGAGGTTGATCCCGTCGTCGCCCAGTACCTCACGGACGATGTCGAGCAGCACCTCCTCGGCCCGGGTGGCCGGTTCTCGCGAAGGCGAGGCCGGGCCCGACTCGGGTGCGGGCAGCGCGGCCTCGTCGAGCTTGCCGCCCGGGGTGAGCGGCAGCCGGTCGAGCGTCACGAAAGCCGTGGGCACCATGTGGTCGGGCAGCGTGGCCAGCAGGTCCTCGCGCAGGGCGTCGGCGTCGACCGCCGCGCCCCCGGCGGGGATCACGTAGCCCACGAGCCGGCCGTCGCGGACCAGGACCGCGCAGCCCC encodes:
- a CDS encoding TerC family protein, with product MLSAAAPPGAPESVGSPLLWAISIAVLLGLLVMDFAVTRRPHEVKLGEAVGWSVFYVVLPVLFGLWLWVDYGGTQSLEFFTGYLVEKSLSVDNLFVFMLLLTAFAVPEALQQRALLYGIVGALVLRGVFIALGAAILQAGTWAFLLFGAILVVTAVKILKDEVRGRGHEGPDISEMRSVRLLRRLMPVTDDYRGSRLTVQEGGRRMLTPFAVVVVAIFATDVVFAVDSVPAVYGITEDPYLVFTTNAFALLGLRALYFVLRSTLRKLAHLNYGLAIILALIGVKLVLHWAHGIWPSVPEIPTLVSLLAIVAILATVTLTSIYARRRREDETVEK
- a CDS encoding manganese catalase family protein; amino-acid sequence: MFFHRQELQYKATPDQPDAVYARKLQEVLGGQYGEITVAMQYMFQGWNMHIPGKYRDLVFGIGAEEFGHVEMLATMIAQLLEKSPLGITEEAVQADPAVAAVIGGTDLQHAIVAGAGARPVDSMGNPWQGTYITASGNLLADFTSNANAEMQGRLQVARLYHMTDDHGVRDMLAFLLARDTMHQNQWIAAAAELREEGAENLPVPSNFPQNKEHREVSYQYLNFSDGQRASEGPWASGPTPDGNGEFSYHEGPTTSAPMPPPTHPDSRFYGTTELPNTMEKMAGATQDKLKKE
- a CDS encoding DNA topoisomerase IB, encoding MVRLTRSDLSSPGVRRRRRGRGFEYRAPDGQPLRDPEALARIRSLAVPPAWRKVWICPSPDGHIQAVGYDDAGRRQYLYHSEWRRARDEEKHDRALALGKHLPEVRARIEADLAGRGFERRRILATALRMIDVGVFRVGSEEYAERNGSRGAATLLREHVRIHGDELLFRFPAKGGVDATVSLHDPALRRVLASLRRCRSGSDRLLVHRSADGWHEVRADEINERFKELAGEEFTVKDLRTWNATVLAAVAFGTMDVPRSQRAHKRAVASVMREVAEELGNTPAVARRSYVDPRVIRAFGEGTTIARSIRSVGSAGCLDEANRARLERAVIRMIQKIDR
- a CDS encoding peptidoglycan DD-metalloendopeptidase family protein, encoding MARLTNWKKTAVGVAAAALTAAGLTMVSTAPASAAARDGVCNSGEFCYYYNSNNEGSVSDFTGSLANYGSTQPTCYEFKGAGNGQGLCVKNNAASVWNRSGVKVRVYYNSYYGGAYQDFAPGAKGNLNATLKNNNASHQFNPGTTGQFWLPFPCGETWEAGTRTNHNPQNSVDFNHYPEDNGWKVYASAPGTVSRVANTGSTSYGRYIVIDHGSGWQTLYAHLSSQDVSVGQRVTEKTMIGRVGSTGGSTGPHLHYEQKLNGAAQKVKFRDGSPIYWGKTNLRRTTNCP
- a CDS encoding thiamine pyrophosphate-requiring protein, giving the protein MTDTVGDYLLRRLREWGVAQVFGYPGDGINGIVAAFGKADNQPRFVQSRHEEMSAFQAVGYAKFSGNVGVCMATSGPGAIHLLNGLYDAKLDHVPVVAVVGQTARSAMGGSYQQEVDLQSLMKDVASEYLVEVNVAEQLPNALDRAFRTALSRRAPTALIIPADLQEQEYTPPQHVFKQVPSSPPSTPKAVLVPHEDELAHAAEVLNAGSRVAILAGQGARDATDELKQVADLTGAGIAKALLGKDVLSDELPYVTGSIGLLGTRPSYELMRDCDTLLIVGSNLPYSQFLPEFGQARAVQIDIDGGMIGMRYPTEVNLLGDAKATLRALLPLLRRKTDRSWRDTVERNVADWWTTLRDQAMLDADPVNPMRVVHELSERIPQNTLVTADSGSSTNWFARNLKLRDGMRASLSGTLATMGPGVPYAIGAKFAHPDRPVVALVGDGAMQMNGMAELITMSRYRHLWQDPRLVVCVFNNRDLNQVTWELRAMGGAPKFEESQNLPDVSYAEFARLVGLQGITVDDPAELGPAWDTVLAADRPAVLDVHCDPELPPIPPHATFDQIKSMTEALLKGDPNAWHVLVQGAKTKAQEVLPGTR
- a CDS encoding 2,3-dihydro-2,3-dihydroxybenzoate dehydrogenase, encoding MGQEGIAGKIAFVTGAGQGIGAAVARALRDNGAVVAAADRSADVRSAYENEAGITGFTADVTDSSAVADVVADVERTLGPIDVLVNVAGVLRTGPVAECSDEDWAHTFGVNATGVFTVSREVTRRMVPRRRGCVVTVSSNAAGVPRHGMAAYAASKAAATMFTKCLGLELAEYGIRCNIVAPGSTDTPMQRSMWTDKGADPVIRGDLDSYRVGIPLGRIAEPDDIAAAVVFLASDQARHITMHDLYVDGGATLRA
- a CDS encoding DHA2 family efflux MFS transporter permease subunit, which produces MSGGADRVDGRLLGMAFVLVLGTFMASLDSTIVNIGMRTLRVEFGASLTEVQWAGTAYLLAVVAAAPTSGWLAERFGARRTWLGALLVFLAGSAACAFAWSITSLVAFRVLQGVGGGLLLPTGQALLAAVAGPGRTGRIMSIAGIVPMLAPVLGPLLGGVVLRVADWSWLFYVNLPTGLVALVLARRLVPRVPPSGTGHRFDVRGALVLSPGLALLVFGLTELASNRSGIGVAPVAIAVGAAMLVVFARHALRTRTPLLELRLFTTPPFSSAALALFVAAASVFGTMFLLPMYLQAGRGLTAWDTGLLLAPQGVGAALGSVVVNRTIDRLAPRTIVVTGFAIVVVATVPFTRLDGLPDALLVSALLVRGFGTAMIASPVMTVVYGSVDRELLPRAASALNLLNYVGGALGTAVVAVLLELRVTAEAPDVANAFGTTFWCVLGLCVLALLGALRLPGNGPGGRGSRLMPAGSPHRPRRGRAS